A single region of the Anaerolineae bacterium genome encodes:
- a CDS encoding NADH-ubiquinone oxidoreductase chain J, which translates to MSVDLVLFGGLALVAILSALGMLFSRNAIYSALYLIFNFSTVAVFYLMLSAPFIALAQITVYAGAIMVLFLFVIMLLGAEQTGRTPPTWWMQPLALSLAGILILEAVYLILTHRSSFPALQAAMSDFGNPIQIGELLFSNYLLAFETIALLLLVAVIGAIFLSRGRKERQTKSEAKS; encoded by the coding sequence ATGAGCGTTGATCTGGTGCTTTTTGGCGGCTTGGCATTGGTTGCGATCCTCTCTGCGCTGGGGATGTTGTTCAGCCGCAATGCCATCTATTCGGCTTTATATTTGATCTTTAACTTTTCGACCGTGGCGGTGTTTTACCTTATGCTCAGCGCGCCCTTTATTGCTCTGGCACAGATCACCGTCTATGCCGGGGCTATTATGGTTCTGTTCTTATTTGTAATCATGTTATTGGGCGCAGAGCAGACGGGACGCACACCTCCCACCTGGTGGATGCAACCGCTTGCCCTGAGCCTGGCAGGCATCTTGATCCTGGAAGCGGTTTACCTGATCCTGACTCACCGCTCCAGTTTTCCAGCGCTACAGGCAGCAATGAGCGATTTCGGCAATCCAATTCAGATCGGTGAGCTTTTATTCAGCAATTATCTGCTGGCTTTTGAAACCATCGCCCTATTGCTATTGGTGGCGGTGATCGGCGCAATCTTCCTGAGCCGTGGTCGCAAAGAGCGCCAAACCAAATCGGAGGCAAAGTCATAA
- a CDS encoding NADH-ubiquinone oxidoreductase chain L, with protein sequence MLISETATAGLSFFSLAPLVLLFPLLGLLINLIWGGRFPEKVIGGIASGAVGATFLVAILQMISLIAHPEGMVIPLVDWITIGELNIHWGIQVDTLSVTMMLVVSGVGCLIHIYAIAYMHDDVRIQGDPGRYRRFFVFFNLFILAMMTLVSADNYLMLFVGWEGVGLCSYLLIGFWYDKGKDGIGNALAGNKAFITNRIGDFGFLLAAFTLFGLFRSFNFSEIFSKVEEVSHLLPAGILMITLFMLIGVTGKSAQLPLYVWLPDAMAGPTPVSALIHAATMVTAGVYLIARSHPLYAVVPQAQSLVAWVGTLTAIFAATIAVAQFDIKKVLAYSTISQLGFMVAAVGMGAYVAGMFHLVTHAFFKALLFLSSGSVIQGVERGLHELEHHHKTKHHAGHHIDPQDMRNMGGLRERMPTTFWVYLIGALALAGIVPLAGFWSKDEILLKASYKDVRLYILLSIAAFFTAFYMARQIILVFFGKPRSEAAAHASESPKLMTVPLIVLAILSIFGGALNLPGIHTFGHWLEHTIHHLPVGKEGAELPEFSLQVATISTVIAFIALALGWWVYHRWAEGLQKANAPYIDPLQMALKPIFTVLNNKYWVDELYWALFVNPYKAFSRWLAEQVDWRFWHDWFHDKVIADGFKRLTLFLAQPIDLGIIDGIANGLASLIQTGAAFLRRFQSGYVRNYALAVFLGVVAMMSYLIFILR encoded by the coding sequence ATGCTCATTAGTGAAACAGCCACAGCCGGTTTGTCTTTCTTTTCTCTGGCACCACTGGTGCTGCTCTTCCCTTTGCTGGGATTGCTGATTAATCTGATTTGGGGTGGTCGCTTCCCGGAAAAGGTCATCGGTGGTATCGCCAGTGGAGCAGTTGGAGCGACCTTTTTGGTGGCAATCTTACAAATGATCTCTCTGATCGCTCACCCAGAAGGGATGGTCATTCCCCTGGTTGATTGGATCACGATCGGGGAACTGAACATCCACTGGGGCATTCAGGTCGACACGCTCTCGGTTACGATGATGCTGGTCGTTTCAGGCGTAGGTTGCCTCATTCACATCTACGCCATTGCGTACATGCACGACGATGTGCGCATCCAGGGCGATCCGGGCCGCTATCGCCGTTTCTTTGTCTTCTTCAATCTGTTCATCCTGGCAATGATGACACTGGTCAGCGCCGATAATTACCTGATGCTCTTTGTCGGCTGGGAAGGGGTTGGGTTATGCTCTTACCTGCTGATTGGCTTCTGGTATGACAAGGGCAAGGACGGCATTGGCAATGCTCTGGCGGGCAACAAAGCCTTTATTACCAATCGAATTGGCGATTTTGGGTTTCTGCTGGCAGCTTTTACCCTGTTTGGGTTGTTTCGCAGCTTCAACTTCAGCGAAATCTTTAGCAAAGTCGAGGAAGTTTCCCATCTCCTGCCGGCCGGCATCCTGATGATCACGCTCTTCATGCTCATCGGCGTCACCGGCAAGTCAGCGCAACTGCCCTTATACGTCTGGCTACCGGATGCAATGGCTGGACCGACGCCAGTTTCTGCGTTGATCCATGCGGCGACAATGGTGACCGCCGGCGTGTATCTAATCGCTCGTTCGCATCCTTTATACGCAGTCGTACCCCAGGCACAAAGCCTGGTGGCCTGGGTAGGAACTCTGACGGCTATCTTTGCCGCCACCATCGCAGTGGCGCAGTTTGACATCAAAAAGGTACTGGCATATTCAACCATCAGCCAGTTAGGCTTCATGGTCGCGGCTGTCGGCATGGGCGCGTATGTAGCTGGCATGTTCCATCTGGTGACCCATGCTTTCTTCAAAGCCTTGTTGTTCCTCTCTTCGGGGTCGGTCATCCAGGGGGTGGAACGCGGTCTACATGAGCTCGAACATCATCACAAAACCAAACACCATGCGGGTCACCATATCGATCCACAGGATATGCGCAATATGGGCGGCTTGCGCGAACGCATGCCGACCACATTTTGGGTATACCTCATCGGCGCCCTTGCTCTGGCAGGCATTGTGCCGCTGGCTGGCTTTTGGTCGAAAGATGAAATCTTGCTCAAGGCCAGTTACAAAGATGTTCGCCTGTACATCCTGCTTTCGATTGCGGCCTTCTTCACCGCCTTCTATATGGCACGTCAGATCATCCTGGTCTTTTTTGGCAAACCGCGCAGCGAAGCTGCGGCTCACGCCAGCGAAAGTCCGAAGCTGATGACGGTGCCTTTGATCGTCCTGGCGATCCTGTCCATCTTCGGCGGCGCCCTGAATCTACCCGGCATTCACACCTTCGGGCACTGGCTCGAACATACCATTCATCACCTTCCAGTTGGAAAGGAAGGCGCAGAGTTACCGGAGTTCAGCCTGCAGGTGGCAACCATCTCTACAGTTATTGCTTTCATAGCCCTTGCGCTTGGCTGGTGGGTCTATCACCGTTGGGCAGAAGGGTTGCAAAAGGCAAACGCTCCATATATCGATCCTTTGCAAATGGCTCTCAAGCCCATTTTCACCGTGCTCAACAACAAGTATTGGGTAGACGAGCTTTACTGGGCATTGTTTGTCAATCCATATAAAGCCTTTTCCCGCTGGCTTGCCGAACAGGTGGATTGGCGCTTCTGGCACGACTGGTTCCACGATAAAGTCATCGCCGATGGCTTCAAACGCCTGACCCTTTTCCTGGCTCAACCCATTGATCTGGGAATCATTGATGGGATTGCCAACGGTCTGGCATCCCTGATCCAGACTGGCGCGGCGTTCTTGCGTCGCTTCCAGAGCGGGTACGTGCGCAACTACGCTTTGGCGGTTTTCCTGGGTGTGGTTGCGATGATGAGCTATCTAATCTTTATCTTGAGGTAG
- a CDS encoding NADH-ubiquinone oxidoreductase chain M produces MDLIFHPLTLVTFLPIVGVLIILFLREEQKTVIRWVALSTSLATFIVSLVVLAQFQATNPNLQLVIRRVWIQVAGWDIAYHLGIDGLSILLVLLTTFLTPISILSTWTAVEERVKEFMIFFLLLETGMVGVFLALDLFLFYIFWEFTLVPMYFLIGIWGGPRRMYAAIKFFLYTMAGSILMLLAILWLGIQGGTFSLPELVAQGNIPANIQIWLFLAFAAAFAIKVPMWPLHSWLPDAHVEAPTAGSVILAGVLLKMGTYGFLRFNLALFPQAAVQLAPLMAVLAVIGILYGAAVSFPQKDVKKLVAYSSVSHLGFVMLGLFALNPQGIQGGILQMVNHGISTGALFLIVGMIYERRHTREMDAFGGLWKIMPLYGALTLIVALSSMGLPGLNGFVGEFTILLGAWEAGQAGGSLGSYFYAGFAAIGVILAAIYMLTMFQKLFLGPLDKEENRQLKDLNWREIVTLVPLIILIFWIGLYPRPFFSLMAPAVDKLVANLSLSLAALP; encoded by the coding sequence ATGGACTTAATCTTTCATCCCCTAACTTTGGTCACCTTTTTGCCCATCGTGGGCGTTCTGATCATTTTATTCCTGCGCGAGGAACAAAAGACGGTCATCCGTTGGGTCGCATTGAGCACTTCTCTGGCAACCTTCATTGTTTCGCTCGTTGTTCTCGCCCAATTTCAGGCAACCAATCCCAATCTGCAACTGGTCATTCGCCGGGTGTGGATTCAAGTTGCCGGCTGGGACATTGCCTACCATCTTGGTATAGATGGATTATCGATATTGCTCGTCTTATTGACCACTTTTCTGACACCCATCTCGATTCTAAGCACGTGGACGGCCGTCGAAGAGCGTGTTAAGGAGTTCATGATTTTCTTCCTGCTCCTGGAAACAGGCATGGTGGGCGTCTTTTTAGCCCTGGATTTGTTCCTGTTTTACATTTTCTGGGAATTTACGCTGGTGCCGATGTACTTCCTGATCGGCATCTGGGGCGGGCCACGACGGATGTATGCCGCCATTAAGTTCTTCCTGTACACCATGGCGGGCTCGATTCTGATGCTGCTGGCTATTCTATGGTTAGGTATCCAGGGCGGCACTTTCTCCCTGCCAGAACTGGTAGCCCAAGGGAATATCCCGGCCAACATTCAAATCTGGCTCTTCCTGGCTTTTGCAGCCGCTTTTGCCATCAAGGTACCGATGTGGCCACTGCACTCCTGGTTGCCGGATGCGCATGTTGAAGCTCCAACGGCCGGTTCCGTAATCCTGGCCGGTGTCTTGCTGAAAATGGGCACCTATGGTTTCTTGCGCTTCAACCTTGCCCTTTTCCCACAGGCAGCCGTGCAGTTGGCGCCGCTGATGGCCGTCTTAGCGGTAATTGGCATCCTCTATGGCGCAGCGGTTTCCTTCCCTCAAAAGGATGTAAAGAAACTGGTGGCATATTCCTCGGTGAGCCATCTCGGTTTTGTGATGTTGGGTTTGTTTGCCCTTAACCCGCAGGGTATTCAGGGCGGCATATTGCAAATGGTCAATCATGGCATCAGCACGGGTGCTTTGTTCTTAATCGTCGGCATGATTTACGAACGGCGACACACCCGCGAGATGGACGCTTTCGGCGGTTTGTGGAAGATTATGCCGCTCTATGGTGCACTGACCCTGATTGTGGCGCTGTCTTCGATGGGATTACCGGGTTTGAACGGTTTTGTGGGTGAGTTCACGATCTTATTGGGAGCATGGGAAGCCGGGCAGGCAGGCGGTTCGCTTGGTTCGTACTTCTACGCCGGTTTCGCCGCCATTGGTGTGATCCTGGCTGCCATTTATATGCTGACCATGTTCCAAAAGCTGTTCCTCGGACCACTCGATAAAGAAGAAAATCGCCAACTCAAAGACCTGAACTGGCGCGAAATTGTAACCTTAGTGCCGTTGATCATCCTGATCTTCTGGATTGGCTTATATCCAAGGCCATTCTTTAGCCTGATGGCGCCGGCGGTGGATAAGCTGGTGGCAAATCTGAGCCTGAGCCTGGCTGCGCTGCCCTAG
- a CDS encoding NADH-ubiquinone oxidoreductase chain K: MVPIYYYIALSAILFTLGALGVLIRRNAIIIFMSVELMLNAANLAFVAFARMHGGLSGQIFVFFVMAVAAAEVAVGLALIVKIFETKHSIDIDQMNMMKG; encoded by the coding sequence ATGGTGCCAATCTATTATTACATCGCTTTATCTGCTATTCTGTTTACGCTGGGGGCACTGGGTGTCCTCATCCGCCGCAATGCGATTATCATCTTCATGTCGGTTGAACTCATGCTTAATGCAGCCAATCTGGCATTTGTCGCCTTTGCCCGGATGCATGGCGGCTTGAGTGGACAGATATTTGTCTTTTTTGTTATGGCGGTCGCAGCTGCCGAGGTGGCCGTTGGTTTGGCGTTGATCGTTAAGATTTTTGAGACCAAGCATAGCATCGACATCGATCAGATGAATATGATGAAAGGTTAG